A genomic region of Ovis aries strain OAR_USU_Benz2616 breed Rambouillet chromosome 20, ARS-UI_Ramb_v3.0, whole genome shotgun sequence contains the following coding sequences:
- the LOC106990117 gene encoding BOLA class I histocompatibility antigen, alpha chain BL3-7-like isoform X3: protein MRGVGPRALLLLFLIALLLTETLAGSHSLRYFLTAVSRPGLGEPRFIAVGYVDDTQFVRFDSDARNPRMEPRARWAEQEGPEYWDQETRSAKGHAQSFRANLNTLRGYYNQSEAGSHTLQEMYGCEVGPDGRLRRGYEQFAYDGRDYLALNEDLRSWTAADTAAQVTQRNAEAAGEAARVRIYLEGKCVEWLRRYLETGKDTLLRADPPETHVAHHPISEHEVTLRCWALGFYPEEISLTWQRDGEDQTQDMEVVETRPSGDGTFQKWVALVVPSGEEQRYTCRVQHEGLQEPLTLRWEPPQTSFLIMGIIVGLVLLLVAVVAGAVIWRKKHSSKERREGSEFSCLTGQVSGPGGSLPASLLESTLHTHVESELMLRLTLL, encoded by the exons ATGCGGGGCGTGGGACCCAGAGCTCTCCTCCTGCTGTTCCTGATTGCGCTGCTCCTCACTGAGACCCTGGCGG GCTCCCACTCCCTGAGGTATTTCCTCACCGCCGTGTCCCGGCCCGGCCTCGGGGAGCCCCGCTTCATCGCCGTCGGCTACGTGGACGACACGCAGTTCGTGCGGTTCGACAGCGACGCCCGGAATCCGAGGATGGAGCCGCGCGCGCGGTGGGCGGAGCAGGAGGGGCCGGAGTATTGGGATCAGGAGACGCGATCAGCCAAGGGCCACGCACAGAGTTTCCGAGCGAACCTGAACACCCTGCGCGGCTACTACAACCAGAGCGAGGCCG GGTCTCACACCCTCCAGGAGATGTACGGCTGCGAAGTGGGACCTGACGGGAGACTCCGGCGCGGGTATGAGCAGTTCGCCTACGACGGCAGAGATTACCTCGCCCTGAACGAGGACCTGCGCTCCTGGACCGCGGCGGACACGGCGGCTCAGGTCACCCAGCGCAATGCTGAGGCGGCAGGTGAGGCGGCGCGTGTGAGGATCTACCTGGAGGGCAAGTGCGTGGAGTGGCTCCGCAGATACCTGGAGACCGGGAAGGACACGCTGCTGCGCGCAG ACCCTCCAGAGACACATGTGGCCCATCACCCCATCTCAGAGCATGAGGTCACCCTGaggtgctgggccctgggcttcTACCCTGAGGAGATCTCACTGACCTGGCAGCGTGACGGGGAGGACCAGACTCAGGACATGGAGGTTGTGGAGACCAGGCCTTCAGGGGATGGAACCTTCCAGAAGTGGGTGGCCCTGGTGGTGCCTTCTGGAGAGGAGCAAAGATACACGTGCCGTGTGCAGCACGAGGGGCTTCAGGAGCCCCTCACCCTGAGATGGG AACCTCCTCAGACCTCCTTCCTCATCATGGGCATCATTGTTGGCCTGGTTCTCCTCCTGGTGGCTGTGGTGGCTGGAGCTGTGATCTGGAGGAAGAAGCACTCAagtaaggaaaggagggagggatctGAGTTTTCTTGTCTCACTGGGCAGGTTTCTGGCCCAGGTGGAAGTTTGCCTGCCTCATTACTGGAAAGTACCCTCCACACACATGTGGAATCTGAGCTGATGCTAAGACTGACCCTTTTGTAA
- the LOC106990117 gene encoding BOLA class I histocompatibility antigen, alpha chain BL3-7-like isoform X6, translating into MRGVGPRALLLLFLIALLLTETLAGSHSLRYFLTAVSRPGLGEPRFIAVGYVDDTQFVRFDSDARNPRMEPRARWAEQEGPEYWDQETRSAKGHAQSFRANLNTLRGYYNQSEAGSHTLQEMYGCEVGPDGRLRRGYEQFAYDGRDYLALNEDLRSWTAADTAAQVTQRNAEAAGEAARVRIYLEGKCVEWLRRYLETGKDTLLRADPPETHVAHHPISEHEVTLRCWALGFYPEEISLTWQRDGEDQTQDMEVVETRPSGDGTFQKWVALVVPSGEEQRYTCRVQHEGLQEPLTLRWEPPQTSFLIMGIIVGLVLLLVAVVAGAVIWRKKHSSKKD; encoded by the exons ATGCGGGGCGTGGGACCCAGAGCTCTCCTCCTGCTGTTCCTGATTGCGCTGCTCCTCACTGAGACCCTGGCGG GCTCCCACTCCCTGAGGTATTTCCTCACCGCCGTGTCCCGGCCCGGCCTCGGGGAGCCCCGCTTCATCGCCGTCGGCTACGTGGACGACACGCAGTTCGTGCGGTTCGACAGCGACGCCCGGAATCCGAGGATGGAGCCGCGCGCGCGGTGGGCGGAGCAGGAGGGGCCGGAGTATTGGGATCAGGAGACGCGATCAGCCAAGGGCCACGCACAGAGTTTCCGAGCGAACCTGAACACCCTGCGCGGCTACTACAACCAGAGCGAGGCCG GGTCTCACACCCTCCAGGAGATGTACGGCTGCGAAGTGGGACCTGACGGGAGACTCCGGCGCGGGTATGAGCAGTTCGCCTACGACGGCAGAGATTACCTCGCCCTGAACGAGGACCTGCGCTCCTGGACCGCGGCGGACACGGCGGCTCAGGTCACCCAGCGCAATGCTGAGGCGGCAGGTGAGGCGGCGCGTGTGAGGATCTACCTGGAGGGCAAGTGCGTGGAGTGGCTCCGCAGATACCTGGAGACCGGGAAGGACACGCTGCTGCGCGCAG ACCCTCCAGAGACACATGTGGCCCATCACCCCATCTCAGAGCATGAGGTCACCCTGaggtgctgggccctgggcttcTACCCTGAGGAGATCTCACTGACCTGGCAGCGTGACGGGGAGGACCAGACTCAGGACATGGAGGTTGTGGAGACCAGGCCTTCAGGGGATGGAACCTTCCAGAAGTGGGTGGCCCTGGTGGTGCCTTCTGGAGAGGAGCAAAGATACACGTGCCGTGTGCAGCACGAGGGGCTTCAGGAGCCCCTCACCCTGAGATGGG AACCTCCTCAGACCTCCTTCCTCATCATGGGCATCATTGTTGGCCTGGTTCTCCTCCTGGTGGCTGTGGTGGCTGGAGCTGTGATCTGGAGGAAGAAGCACTCAa GTAAAAAGGACTGA